In Micromonospora inyonensis, the genomic window AGCCCGATGAGTACTGCAACGTACACGCGCGACCTCGTCATGGTCGTCAATCCCGGCGGTGCCCTGGAGCCCGCCCCGCGGCTGGCCGCCGCCGCTCGCGTCGGCGGTGGGGTGGGAGTGTTGGATCTGGCGGGCGGCGACGACTGGGCGCTGCGCGCGCTGGCCCAGGCCGTCGCCTGGTCGCCCGGGCCGCTCGGGGTACGGGTACCGGCCGGGTGCCAGGCCACCCTGGGCGAGGTGGAGCGGATCGCGCCCGACGGGGTCGACCTGGTCGTGCTGACGTCGGACTCGCCCTGGGACGTGGCCGAGACCGCCCCCCGCTACCGGGTGCTGGTCGAGGTGACCAGCCGGGACGAGGCCCGCGCCGCCGCCGAGGCCGGCGCACACGGACTGATCGCCCGGGGCATGGAGGCCGGTGGACGGGGCAGTGACCTCAGCTCCTTCGTCCTGCTCCAGCAGCTCGTCGCCGACGAGACCCTCGACCTGCCGGTCTGGGTCGCCGGTGGTGTCGGCCCCCGCACCGCGGCCGCCTGTCTGGTCGGCGGGGCGGCCGGCGTCGTCCTGGACAGTCAGCTCGCGCTGATGCCCGAGTCCGAGCTGCCCACCGACGTGCGGACCGCCATCCGGCGGATGGACGGCTCCGAGACAGTGCTGGTCGACGGCGTCCGGGGAATCCGGCGCGGCGGCCCGCACGACGAGGCCTCCGAGCTGGTGCCGATCGGCCAGGACGGCTGGCTCGCCTCCGTCTTCGCCGAGCGCTGGCCGGACACCGCCGCCGCCGTCCGGGGCATCCGGGACCTGATGCTCGACGCCGCCACCGACGACGCCGCCGGTGAGGTGCTGGCGCCGGGATCGCCGCTGGCCGTGGACCTCGGCATCCGGGTGCCCGTCGCCCAGGGGCCGATGACCCGGGTCAGCGACGAGCCCGGCTTCGCCGCCGCCGTCGCCGAGGACGGTGGCATGCCCTTCGTCGCGCTCGCCCTCAATGGCGCGAAACAGACCCGCCGCATCCTCACCGAGACCGCCGCCCGCCTCGGCGACCGGCCCTGGGGCGTCGGCGTGCTCGGCTTCGCCCCCGAGGAGATACGCGAGGCGCAACTGGAGGTCATCCGGGAGCTGCGTCCGGCCTGCGCGATCATCGCCGGTGGCCGGCCGCCGCAGGCGAAGGCGTTGGAGCAGCAGGGGATCACCACGTTCCTGCACGTCCCGTCGCCGGGGCTGCTGCGGCAGTTCCTGCGCTCCGGGGCCCGCCGGTTCATCTTCGAGGGCGCCGAGTGCGGCGGCCACACCGGACCCCGGGCCAGCTTCCCGCTCTGGGAGGCCCAGCTCATGGTGCTGGAGGAGTACCTCGACGCCGAACCGGACGCGGCCACGGCACTCCAGGTGTTCTTCGCCGGTGGCATCCACGACGCCCGCTCGGCCGCGATGGTCGCCACCATGGCGTCGCCGCTGGCCCGTCGGGGCGCGCGGATCGGTGTGCTGATGGGCACCGCGTACCTCTTCACCGCCGAGGCGGTGGAACACAACGCCGTCCAGCCGCTCTTCCAGCGTGAGGCGATCGCCGCCGAGCGGACCGCGCTGCTGGAGACCGCCCCCGGGCACGTCACCCGGTGCCTGCCCACCCCGTTCGTCGACGACTTCTACCAGCGCCGCGAGGAGCTGCGCGAGTCCGGGATGGAGAGCCGCGACGCGTGGCAGGAGCTGGAGAAGCTCAACATCGGGCGGGCGCGGATCGCCAGCAAGGGGATCGTGCGCGAGGGCGACACGCTGCGTTCGGTCGGCGAGGACGAGCAGGCCGCCGAGGGCATGTTCATGGCCGGGCAGATCGTCGTGCTGCGCGACGACGCGACCACCATCGCCGGGCTGCACGACTCGGTCAGCGCCGGAGCCCGCGAGTACCACGGGAACAGCCTCGACGCGATCCGGGAGCGGCTGGCGCCGCCCGCCGAGGTCGAGGACGCCCCCGCGCCGTTGGACATCGCCATCGTCGGGATGGCCTGCATCCTGCCCGGCTCGCCGGACCTGGAGAGCTTCTGGCGTACGGTGCTCAGCGGCGCGGACGCCGTCGGCGAGGTGCCCCCGCAGCGCTGGGACACCGATCTCTACTACGCCCCCGAGGTCGGCCCCGGGCAGACCGGCCGGATCAGCGTCTCCAAGTGGGGCGGCTTCATCGAGCCGGTGCCCTTCGACGCGATCGGCTACGGCATCCCCCCGGCCGCCCTGGCCAGTATCGACCCGACCCAACTGCTCGCCCTGGAGATCTCCCACCGGGCGCTGGTCGACGCCGGGTACGCCTACGACGCGCCGGGCGTCGACCACTCCCGCACCGGCGTGGTGTTCGGCGCGGAGGCCGGCAGTGACATGGGACACGCGCAGACCCTGCGCACCATGCTCCCGGCGTACCTGGGCGACGTGCCCGCCGAGATGGAGGAGCTGCTCCCGACGGTCACCGAGGACAGCTTCCCCGGCGTCCTGGCGAACGTGATCGCCGGCCGGGTGGCGAACCGGCTCGACCTGGGCGGCCCCAACTACACCATCGACGCGGCCTGCGCCTCGTCCCTGGCCGCGATGGACGCCGCCTGCAAGGAACTGCTCAGCGGCGACAGCGACATGATGATCTGCGGCGGCGCGGACCTGCACAACGGCATCAACGACTACCTGATGTTCACCTCCGCGCACGCGCTCTCGCCGACCGGCCGGTCCCGCCCGTTCGACTCGACCGGTGACGGCATCGCCCTCGGCGAGGGCGTGACCTGCATCGTGCTGAAGCGGCTCGCCGACGCCGAGCGGGACGGCGACCGAATCTACGCGGTGGTCAAGGGCCTCGGCGGCTCCAGCGACGGACGCGCCCTCGGCCTCACCGCGCCCCGGACGGACGGGCAGCGCCGGGCCCTGGACCGGGCGTACCGCCGCAGCGGCGTCTCGCCGCGCGAGGTCGGCCTGGTCGAGGCGCACGGCACCGGCACGGTGGTCGGCGACCGGACCGAGCTGGAGACGCTCACGAAGATGTTCGCCGAGGCCGGCGCGGAGCCCGGAAGCTGCGCGCTCGGCTCGGTGAAGTCGCAGATCGGGCACACCAAGTGCGCCGCCGGCCTGGCCGGCGTGATCAAGGTGGCCCTCTCCCTCTACAACGGCATCCGGCCGCCGACCATCCACCTGGAGCGGCCCAACCCGGCCTGGCATCCGGAGCGGAGTCCGTTCGCCTTCTACACCGAGGCCCGCCCCTGGCCGGTCCCGGCGCGGGAGCGGATCGCCGGGGTGAGCGCCTTCGGCTTCGGCGGCACCAACTTCCACACCGTGCTCGCCGCGTACGGCGACGCCCCGGAGCCCCGGCACGCGCGCCGGACCTGGCCGGCGGAGCTGTTCTGTTTCCCCGGCGTCGACTCCGCCGCCGCCCACCAGGCGATCGTGCAGCTGGCAGACCGGCTCGCCGCCGACACCGACCGGGACCGCCCGGGCCGGCTGGCCGAACTGGCCGCCCAGGTCGCCGGGGAGGCCGCCGGACGGCGGGGACCCACCCGGGTCGCGATCGTCGCCCGGGACACCGCCGAGCTGGACACCCTGCTGCGCCGGGCCCTCGCCGGTGAGCACGACCCGGCGCGAGGTCTGGTGCAACCGACCGGGGACGCCGACCCCGGCAAGGTCGCCTTCCTCTTCCCCGGCCAGGGCAGCCAGCGACCCGGTGCGCTCGCCGAACTGTTCGTCACCTTCCCCGAGCTGCGGCACTACCTGGAACTGGACCGGGACGCGGCGGAGCTGCTCTTCCCGCCGACCGCCTTCGACCAGGAGAGCCGCAGGCGGCAGGAGGACCGGGTCCGCGACACCCGGGTCGCCCAGCCGGTGCTGGGTATTGGTGGACTCGCCGTCGACCACCTGCTGCGCCGCCTCGGCGTCCGGCCGGACATGACCGGTGGGCACAGCTACGGCGAACTCGTCGGGCTCTGCGTGGCCGGTGCGTTCGACGCCCGTACCCTGCTCGACCTCAGCCGGGAACGGGCCGCGGCGATCCTCGGCGCGACCGGCGAGGACCCGGGCACCATGGCCGCCGTCAGTGCCACGCCCGAGCAGGTGGCCCAGGTGCTGGCCAGCGCCGGGCTGACCAGCGAGGTGGTGCTCGCCAACCGGAACGCGCCGAAGCAGATCGTCATCTCCGGCCCGACCGCCAAGGTCGAGGCGGCGGTGGTGGCGCTCAAGGAGGCTCGCCTCTCGGCGAAGCTCATCCCGGTGGCCTGTGCCTTCCACAGCCCGCTGGTCGCCGGTGCGGTGGAGCGCTTCGCCGAGGTGCTCGCCGACCGGCGGATCAGCGAGCCGCGCATCCCGGTCTGGTCCAACCTGACCGCCGCCCCCTACGTCGACAACCTCGACCAGCTCCGCCAGCAGCTCGCCGAGCAGATCGGGGAACCGGTCCGCTTCGTCGAGCAGATCGAGGCCATGTACGCCGCGGGTGCCCGCACCTTCGTCGAGGTCGGCCCCGGCCAGGTGCTCAGCAAGCTGGTGAAGGCGGTGCTCGGCGACCGGCCCTACCGGGCCGTCGCCACCGAGCGCGGACCGGCGGAGGGACTGCGCGGATTCCTCATCTCGGTCGGCGAGATCGCCTGCGCCGGCGTGCCGATCCGCACCGACTGGCTGTTCCACGGACGGGTCGGCGGTCCGCGCCGCGACGCCGTGCCGCACCGCCGTCCGATCTGGACGGTCGACGGGCAGCTCGTCCGCGACCAGAACGGCGACTGCCTCCCCGGTGGCATGACCCCTCCCCGAATCGTCAAGGAGTTGCCGATGAGCCCCTCGAACGGTGCCCACGCCCCTGCCCCTGCCCCCGTGCAGCACGTCGTCCAGGACATCCGGGGCGAGCTGCTCGGCGAGTTCCTGCGGACCACCCGGGACATGATCGCCTCGCAGCGGGACATCATGCTCGCCTTCCTCGGCGACGGTGGCGACGGTGGCAGCGGTGGTCGCCTGGTCTGGCAGCCGGCCGAACCGCACCGGACCGACGGGTACCCGAACGGCTCGGCGCTGGCTCCGGCGCAGCCGGCACCCGCGCAGTACGCCCCGGCGCAGTACGTCCCGGCGGCCGAACCGACGCCGGTTCCGGCGATGGCGGTCTCCACCAACGGCGGGTCCGCGATGGCCGCGACCGCCACGTACGCTCCCGCGCCCACCATCGCCCCGCCGGCACCCGCCCCGGCCGCCCCGGCCGGTCCGTCGTTGGCGGACTTCCAGGCCGCGATTCTCGCGGTGATCAGTGAGCGGACGGGTTATCCGGTGGATCTGATCGAGTTGGATCTGGATCTGGAGGCGGATCTGTCGATCGACTCGATCAAGCGGGCTGAGGTGGCCGGTGAGGTCGCGCAGCGTCTGGATCTCGCGGTGGAGGGTGACGAGTCGGAGCTGGAGGACCTGGTCAAGGCGCGGACCGTCCGCGCCATGGTCACCTGGCTCGACCAGCGGATGGGCAGCACCGCCGCGCCGGTCGCCGTCGCCCCCGCCGTCGCGGCTCCGGCTGGTCCGGCTGCTCCGGCCGGTGGTGCGTCGTTGGCGGACTTCCAGGCCGCGATCCTTGCGGTGATCAGTGAGCGGACGGGTTATCCGGTGGATCTGATCGAGTTGGATCTGGATCTGGAGGCGGATCTGTCGATCGACTCGATCAAGCGGGCTGAGGTGGCCGGTGAGGTCGCGCAGCGTCTGGATCTCGCGGTGGAGGGTGACGAGTCGGAGCTGGAGGACCTGGTCAAGGCGCGGACCGTCCGCGCCATGGTCACCTGGCTCGAGGCGAAGATGTCGGCCACCGTCACGGTCTCCGCGCCGGTCGCCGCCGCTCCCGCCGCCCCTGCTGTCGCGGCTCCGGCTGCTCCGGTGGGTGGTGCGTCGTTGGCGGACTTCCAGGCCGCGATCCTTGCGGTGATCAGTGAGCGGACGGGTTATCCGGTGGATCTGATCGAGTTGGATCTGGATCTGGAGGCGGATCTGTCGATCGACTCGATCAAGCGGGCTGAGGTGGCCGGTGAGGTCGCGCAGCGTCTGGATCTCGCGGTGGAGGGTGACGAGTCGGAGCTGGAGGACCTGGTCAAGGCGCGGACCGTCCGCGCCATGGTCACCTGGCTCGACCAGAAGATGAACGCCACGGCCGCCCCGGCCGAGGTCGCGCCGACCCCGGCTGCCGCCCCGGCAGCGGCCGAGGAACTGGCGAACCCCGGCATCCCGCCCAAGCGGCTGGTGCCCCGGGAGTCGGTCCGGCCCGCGCCCCTCGGCGACCCCGCCGAACTCCTCGCCGGCAAGCAGTTCCTGATCAC contains:
- a CDS encoding type I polyketide synthase; amino-acid sequence: MSTATYTRDLVMVVNPGGALEPAPRLAAAARVGGGVGVLDLAGGDDWALRALAQAVAWSPGPLGVRVPAGCQATLGEVERIAPDGVDLVVLTSDSPWDVAETAPRYRVLVEVTSRDEARAAAEAGAHGLIARGMEAGGRGSDLSSFVLLQQLVADETLDLPVWVAGGVGPRTAAACLVGGAAGVVLDSQLALMPESELPTDVRTAIRRMDGSETVLVDGVRGIRRGGPHDEASELVPIGQDGWLASVFAERWPDTAAAVRGIRDLMLDAATDDAAGEVLAPGSPLAVDLGIRVPVAQGPMTRVSDEPGFAAAVAEDGGMPFVALALNGAKQTRRILTETAARLGDRPWGVGVLGFAPEEIREAQLEVIRELRPACAIIAGGRPPQAKALEQQGITTFLHVPSPGLLRQFLRSGARRFIFEGAECGGHTGPRASFPLWEAQLMVLEEYLDAEPDAATALQVFFAGGIHDARSAAMVATMASPLARRGARIGVLMGTAYLFTAEAVEHNAVQPLFQREAIAAERTALLETAPGHVTRCLPTPFVDDFYQRREELRESGMESRDAWQELEKLNIGRARIASKGIVREGDTLRSVGEDEQAAEGMFMAGQIVVLRDDATTIAGLHDSVSAGAREYHGNSLDAIRERLAPPAEVEDAPAPLDIAIVGMACILPGSPDLESFWRTVLSGADAVGEVPPQRWDTDLYYAPEVGPGQTGRISVSKWGGFIEPVPFDAIGYGIPPAALASIDPTQLLALEISHRALVDAGYAYDAPGVDHSRTGVVFGAEAGSDMGHAQTLRTMLPAYLGDVPAEMEELLPTVTEDSFPGVLANVIAGRVANRLDLGGPNYTIDAACASSLAAMDAACKELLSGDSDMMICGGADLHNGINDYLMFTSAHALSPTGRSRPFDSTGDGIALGEGVTCIVLKRLADAERDGDRIYAVVKGLGGSSDGRALGLTAPRTDGQRRALDRAYRRSGVSPREVGLVEAHGTGTVVGDRTELETLTKMFAEAGAEPGSCALGSVKSQIGHTKCAAGLAGVIKVALSLYNGIRPPTIHLERPNPAWHPERSPFAFYTEARPWPVPARERIAGVSAFGFGGTNFHTVLAAYGDAPEPRHARRTWPAELFCFPGVDSAAAHQAIVQLADRLAADTDRDRPGRLAELAAQVAGEAAGRRGPTRVAIVARDTAELDTLLRRALAGEHDPARGLVQPTGDADPGKVAFLFPGQGSQRPGALAELFVTFPELRHYLELDRDAAELLFPPTAFDQESRRRQEDRVRDTRVAQPVLGIGGLAVDHLLRRLGVRPDMTGGHSYGELVGLCVAGAFDARTLLDLSRERAAAILGATGEDPGTMAAVSATPEQVAQVLASAGLTSEVVLANRNAPKQIVISGPTAKVEAAVVALKEARLSAKLIPVACAFHSPLVAGAVERFAEVLADRRISEPRIPVWSNLTAAPYVDNLDQLRQQLAEQIGEPVRFVEQIEAMYAAGARTFVEVGPGQVLSKLVKAVLGDRPYRAVATERGPAEGLRGFLISVGEIACAGVPIRTDWLFHGRVGGPRRDAVPHRRPIWTVDGQLVRDQNGDCLPGGMTPPRIVKELPMSPSNGAHAPAPAPVQHVVQDIRGELLGEFLRTTRDMIASQRDIMLAFLGDGGDGGSGGRLVWQPAEPHRTDGYPNGSALAPAQPAPAQYAPAQYVPAAEPTPVPAMAVSTNGGSAMAATATYAPAPTIAPPAPAPAAPAGPSLADFQAAILAVISERTGYPVDLIELDLDLEADLSIDSIKRAEVAGEVAQRLDLAVEGDESELEDLVKARTVRAMVTWLDQRMGSTAAPVAVAPAVAAPAGPAAPAGGASLADFQAAILAVISERTGYPVDLIELDLDLEADLSIDSIKRAEVAGEVAQRLDLAVEGDESELEDLVKARTVRAMVTWLEAKMSATVTVSAPVAAAPAAPAVAAPAAPVGGASLADFQAAILAVISERTGYPVDLIELDLDLEADLSIDSIKRAEVAGEVAQRLDLAVEGDESELEDLVKARTVRAMVTWLDQKMNATAAPAEVAPTPAAAPAAAEELANPGIPPKRLVPRESVRPAPLGDPAELLAGKQFLITGGGAVGAHLAELLGEHGAGGQLGVLDSEQADQGFDGFLLLDGLTRTEGPLLPSVFPLVKRVLATNPRWLIGAGAPAAGGTADGMPGLFRTIAREYPDLTARFVELDAEGEPEVLARQLLDELLTVGEEKPPVVARRGDERYVADLVQVDLGALAARGAGPAGDGAAEVAALGLSHESVVVLIGGARGITPWFARSLASAGRCRIELVGRTPRPTGPEDAELAAARDKTELRAALVRQGLRAPAEIERRASAILAGREVEATIAELTELGGEVRYHTLDVRDADATKALLADIHRHHGRLDGLVYAAGIIEDKLIAEKDPASFTRVFDVKVDGARAVLAGLDDLPDQPKFVVFFGSIAAAYGNRGQSDYAAANDALDTIGTRWSTSTGIRCLTVHWGPWAPGAGHGGMVTAELSREYARRGIGLIDPEEGALSLLRELAWAEPGDTSVVYTASGW